The Nostoc sp. 'Peltigera membranacea cyanobiont' N6 genome contains the following window.
TGAATTATCAGGTTCTGTTTATGATGCCCAAAATACTCGCAAATTACAAGAACAAGCAGGCGATCGCACCGGATTAAGCTTTAGCTATGCCAATGAACTAATACTTTGCTATCTGTTTGAAAATTATGCTGCGGCTTCAGATGCGGCGATTAATGCCATAACCTATTTAGATGGAGTAACATCGGCAGCAGTAGTACCAGTAGTTTATTTTTATGACGCATTAACACAACTAAATCTTTATCTAAAAGCAACCGCGATTGAGAAAAAACAAATTATTAAAAAAGTCACTTATCATCAAAAAAAGTTGAAAAAATGGGTACATCATGCCCCAATGAATTATCAACACAAATTTGACTTAATTGAGGCAGAACGGCATCGAGTTTTGCAACACAAAAATAAAGCGATGGAATTGTATGATTCCTCTATCTCCCTCGCCAAAGAAAACGGCTATATCCAAGAAGAAGCTCTCGCAAACGAACTTGTAGCCAAATTTTACCTAGAATTGGGAAAAGAAAAAGTAGCTCAGGCATATATGCAAGAAGCTTACTATTGTTACGCAAAATGGGGTGCTAAGGCAAAAACTGATGACTTAGAAAAACGCTATCCTCAGCTACTTCAACCCATTCTGCAACAGCAAAAACTCAGCTTCAACTCTCTAGAAACTATAGCAGCAACAGGCAGCACTTCAATTTCAAAATCAACAATTAGTACTAGTGCTACTAGTACCAGTATTTCTGAGATTTTAGATTTTGTATCTGTCATCAAAGTAGCTCAAATTATCTCCCGCAGCATCCAATTAGATGAATTAATTACTAATCTTACTAAAATTATCTTAGAAAATGCTGGAGCCAAAAAATGTGTACTAATTCTACCAAATGAAGATGAATGGCAAATTCAAGCGATCGCCTCTATTAATCCTACCGATCAGCAGAGCGTAACAGTTCTTAGTTCACAACCTTTAGATGACTGTCAAGAGGTTCCTGTACAGCTTATTCAATACGTTAAACATACGTTAGAACCTCTGGTAATTGACAATTGCCAAACTGAAATTAGTGGTTTGATTGGCGATTACATGTTGCGATATAAACCAAAAAGTGCCTTATGTATACCGATTATCAATCAAGGGCATTTGGTTGGAATTATTTATCTAGAAAACAACTTAACTCAAGGTATATTTACAATTGGTCGCCTAGTAGTTATTAATTTTCTTTGTACCCAAGCCGCAATTTCTCTAGAAAATGCTCGGCTTTATCAACAGTCACAACAAGCATTGCAAGACTTACAAAAAGCTCAATTGCAACTTGTGCAAAGTGAGAAAATGTCAGCATTGGGTAATTTAGTTGCAGGTATAGCCCATGAAATCAACAATCCTGTAGGCTTTATTGCCGGAAATATTCCCCCAGCATTAGATTATCTCAAAGATATATTTGATTTACTTAATTTATATCAGCAAGAATATCCCCAAACGAATACAGTTATTGCTGATAAAATTAATGCAATTGATTTGGAATATATAGAAGAAGATTTGCCAAAACTGATTGCATCTATGGATTTGGGAATTAATCGCATCCGTGATATTAGCACCAGTTTAAGAACATTTTCTAGGGCAGATCGATACTACAAAGTTGCTTGTGATATTCACGAAGGCATTAACAGTACAATTTTGATTTTGAAGCATCGCCTCAAAGCAAATGAAACCCGTCCAGCGATTGAAGTTATTACAAGCTATGGTGATTTGCCTGAAGTGGAATGTTTTTCTGGACAACTGAATCAGGTGTTTATGAACTTACTAGCAAATGCCATTGATGCCTTAGAAGAATCAAATCAGGGACGTAGTTATCAGGAGATTGAGGCTAACCCTAATCGCATCACAATTCGGACATTTTTACAAGATAATTATGTCAATATTTTGATTGCTGACAATGGCAAGGGGATGAGAACAGAGGTAAAACAAAGAATTTTTGACCATTTATTTACAACTAAAAGAGTTGGTCAAGGTACAGGATTAGGATTAGCGATCGCTCGTCAAATTGTGGTAGAAAAACACGGTGGTCAAATCATTGTGGAATCTGAAGTCGGTGTAGGTACACAATTTGCGATCGCCATTCCTATTTAGGACTTACAAAACCCTTTGCTTAGGGAATTGGGAATGGGAAAGAAGGAAGGGAGCAGGGGGAGAATAACTATTAATATATTTCCCAATTCCCAATTCCCAAATTTCATTGATTAATCATTGCTATTTTTAGATTTACGTTGCAATTGTTTTAGCGATTGATACATATCTGGCAGGCGACCATAAACAGCACATACTTTGAGATATAGTTTGTAAGGAAGGGCTGGAGTTCCGCAGACAACTTCTCCTGGCGCAACATCGTTGTGAATTCCACTTTGAGCAGATGTCATTGCTCCATCTCCTATCTTCACTTGATTGACTATTCCTGTTTGTCCGGCTAAAATAACGCGATTTCCCAGTTGAACACCTCCCGCCATACCAACCTGACCTGCGATCGCACAGCCAGAACCGATTTTGCAACCGTGACCTATTTGCACTAAGCTGTCAATTACTGTATTGCGACCTACCCGTGTTTCTCCGACGGATGGACGGTCAATACCACTGTTGCAGCCAACTTCCACGCCATCTTCTAAGACTGTATAGCCAGATTGTTCCATTTTGAACCAACCAGTCCGGGTAGGAACAAAGCCAAAGCCTTCTGCACCAATGACAGCACCACTGTGAATGACGCAATCTGCACCGATGTGGGTGCGTTCGTGGATGGTACAGTTGGCGTGTAGGGTAGTGCGATCGCCTATTTTGACATTTGGATAAATCACCACATTGGGGTGAATAATTGCGCCATCGCCAATTTCTACGCCTTGCTGAATCACAGCATGGGGGCCAATATAAACATCACTACCAACTTTTGCGGTGGAGTGAATCACAGCAGTGGGATGAATTTCTGGAACAGGGCGATATGGTTGGTAAAAAAGTGCGATCGCTTTGGCAAACAACAGTCGCGGATCTGGAGTTGCTAGCCAGACAATACCTCTCTCTTGTGCGATCGCCTGTAATTTTTCGTCTTCGGGAAAAATTAAAGCACTAGCATTGGTCTTACCGACAAAAGATCCAAATTTTGGCCCTTCTACATAGCTGAGAGTACCAGTGGTAGCTTCATCAATAGCTGCTACCCCTGTAATTTCTGGGTCATAGTCTGGGTTGCTAATCAGACTATGATTGCTAACAGCATCACCAAATTGGCGGATAATTTCGCTGAATTTCATTGTTGGATGTGTTCAAAATTGATCTACAATGGCAAGATAATTTTCCCTCTTTATGCTCCAATAGACCAATTTTGTAAACACATAGTGGCAAGGTAATCAGACCATACCTAACTTCGCTTCAGGTTAGAGGACTTCACCGACATTCTTCTGTTGATGGCTCTCGTTGTAAAGATGAGCCTACTTTCAGCGGATCTTGTTTTAGTAGCGTCTTGAGGCGTTGATTATCTTCAGCTGCGATCGTCTCACCATAGTGATGAAGTTGATAAAGTTGGCAATAACGGTTTTGTTTGGCGCAAATCAAGCAGCCATAAGCATGATTGCCGTTAGTACCGCATAGCCGATGTCCCATCACCGGGCCGAGAGAAGTATTTTGCTCGCTAGCAACAGTGCTGAGAATTGAGCGCAGTTTTGACTCGAACTCCAATGACAAGTATTCCTTACGTCCTGGTTGTGTACGATCCCATTCTGGAACGATTAATTCCTGTTTTAACAGACTCGCTTCAATCTCTTCAGACATCACAAGCCCAGACAGAATAACATGATGGGAGATATGGGGCAGTAGCGTGCGTGCTAATTGCCACATTAAAGCTTCATCAAACCACTGTTCAACCAGTGGACGTAGATACCAACAACACGGAATGCCAAGTTTGACTAAATCTTGCAGCAACTGTACCCGACTCTGAATTGAGGCTTGCTCATAACCTGGTTTCAAAGGAGGTAAACTTACAAAGACAGTGACTCGAAGGGAATGAGGTTGCTCTAGAGTTGTTTTTAGGCGCTCCAGAAAAGATTGGCCAGGATGAACTTTAGTAGTGATGTAGACTATGTTGGCTGCTTTACGCTCAATCAGTGCATCTAGAATTGACAGTACACGTTCTCGATGGGCTGGAATAAAGGGATCGGAGTAGTCGCATAGTGAAATCGGAAAACCCTTTTGTCCCTCCTGAGTAGCAAAAATGCGATCTAGCAAAATATCAAGGAGGTCAATCGGAGCTAAGACATCCTGAAAGTTTTGGGGATAATGGTGCCAGTCACGGTCTTGATGACAGACACAATAAGCACACTCAATCGGACAACGATTCTG
Protein-coding sequences here:
- the lpxD gene encoding UDP-3-O-(3-hydroxymyristoyl)glucosamine N-acyltransferase, whose product is MKFSEIIRQFGDAVSNHSLISNPDYDPEITGVAAIDEATTGTLSYVEGPKFGSFVGKTNASALIFPEDEKLQAIAQERGIVWLATPDPRLLFAKAIALFYQPYRPVPEIHPTAVIHSTAKVGSDVYIGPHAVIQQGVEIGDGAIIHPNVVIYPNVKIGDRTTLHANCTIHERTHIGADCVIHSGAVIGAEGFGFVPTRTGWFKMEQSGYTVLEDGVEVGCNSGIDRPSVGETRVGRNTVIDSLVQIGHGCKIGSGCAIAGQVGMAGGVQLGNRVILAGQTGIVNQVKIGDGAMTSAQSGIHNDVAPGEVVCGTPALPYKLYLKVCAVYGRLPDMYQSLKQLQRKSKNSND